One Ktedonobacteraceae bacterium genomic window carries:
- a CDS encoding GNAT family N-acetyltransferase, translating into MAEQILQDFTPPAIIDAIEQNFIGYTSAYVRASGGQVHEEPELTWLYTGTLLSYYNSVIRTAITTSDPDATIKATLAFFQARHQRMSWWVMPSTRPRDLIQRLQTLGLTLGWQDTGMAIDLHNLKEPPSTPTDLTIERVEDEKTMQDWLRAFGPGFDLNEEDLASYSRLVTCVPPQQHPIGPFYLARLHGEPVAASALYCDPRVAGLCEVCTIPSARRQGIGAAITYVPLLDARAMGYRIAVLQASPMGEPVYRRLGFTSYCTLDAYCWQPETPLMTKFHDQNRQSW; encoded by the coding sequence ATGGCCGAACAAATTCTGCAAGACTTCACGCCCCCGGCGATTATTGATGCCATCGAACAGAACTTTATTGGCTATACCTCAGCTTATGTACGCGCCTCCGGCGGGCAAGTTCATGAGGAGCCAGAACTGACCTGGCTCTATACGGGGACTCTGCTTAGCTACTACAATAGCGTGATCCGCACCGCTATCACCACCTCTGATCCCGATGCGACCATCAAGGCAACCCTCGCCTTCTTTCAAGCCCGTCACCAGCGCATGAGCTGGTGGGTCATGCCATCAACTCGCCCGCGCGACCTGATTCAGCGCCTCCAGACTCTGGGACTCACGCTCGGATGGCAAGATACCGGCATGGCCATCGATCTCCACAATCTCAAAGAGCCGCCCTCGACGCCCACCGACCTCACTATCGAGCGAGTCGAAGACGAGAAAACTATGCAAGACTGGCTGCGCGCCTTTGGCCCTGGCTTTGATCTGAATGAGGAGGATCTGGCCAGCTACAGCCGGCTCGTGACGTGCGTGCCTCCCCAACAGCACCCAATCGGCCCGTTTTACCTGGCCCGCCTCCATGGAGAGCCGGTCGCCGCTTCCGCCTTATATTGCGATCCCCGTGTCGCGGGCCTCTGCGAGGTCTGTACCATCCCATCTGCCCGGCGACAGGGCATCGGTGCCGCTATCACCTACGTCCCTCTGCTTGACGCCCGCGCAATGGGATACCGCATTGCCGTCCTGCAAGCCTCGCCCATGGGCGAGCCGGTTTACCGCCGGCTCGGCTTCACCTCCTACTGCACCCTCGATGCCTACTGCTGGCAACCTGAAACTCCTCTGATGACGAAGTTTCATGACCAAAACCGGCAATCCTGGTAG
- a CDS encoding shikimate kinase, which yields MSIVLIGMKGCGKTTVGALLAETLRVPFLDADTEIERMHYRETGESLSFRQVFQQYGEAYFQALDTRTLQNIARAYKQRDFVFACGGRTPLRRENQELLARMGIILFLHVDRDVLLKRILTQGIPAFFPYPGDPERSLDELLTRRAPIYKALANLTITIGEESADEVVHTILSELRAYEQH from the coding sequence ATGAGCATCGTTCTGATAGGGATGAAAGGCTGCGGCAAGACAACCGTGGGAGCGCTACTGGCGGAAACACTGCGAGTACCATTTCTTGACGCCGATACGGAAATCGAGCGCATGCATTACAGGGAAACAGGCGAGAGCCTTTCATTTCGCCAGGTGTTTCAGCAGTATGGAGAAGCTTATTTTCAAGCCCTGGATACCAGAACGTTACAAAACATCGCGCGCGCATACAAGCAGCGGGATTTCGTCTTTGCCTGCGGGGGACGAACTCCATTACGACGTGAAAACCAGGAACTATTGGCTCGCATGGGTATCATCCTCTTTTTGCATGTTGACAGGGATGTTCTTCTCAAACGCATCCTCACCCAAGGCATTCCTGCGTTTTTCCCCTATCCAGGTGATCCAGAACGCTCGTTGGATGAGCTATTAACGCGAAGAGCGCCTATCTACAAAGCATTAGCCAATCTAACCATCACTATTGGCGAGGAAAGCGCCGATGAAGTTGTGCATACTATTCTCTCGGAATTGAGGGCCTATGAGCAGCATTAA
- a CDS encoding ATP-binding protein: MQTASTFILMRGYPGTGKSTIARLLAASLHAPLIDRDILRQVAVDVFGNLPHVGQFSYKLMFALTREQLGLGLSVVVDTPLTYRTTFEQAQQLAREFHTPLLVVHCQCPPDVQKRRLEGRKGMVSEFQITSWEEWERWKPRFEEFDDGGCIIDTTKPLDESLATVMHAIHELHRQQVYQSEQQTSDQSCM, translated from the coding sequence GTGCAAACTGCAAGTACATTTATCTTAATGCGCGGCTATCCAGGTACCGGCAAGAGTACGATTGCGCGACTTCTCGCGGCATCATTGCACGCTCCGTTGATTGATAGAGATATTTTACGCCAGGTGGCAGTGGATGTTTTTGGCAATCTGCCTCACGTCGGCCAATTTTCCTACAAGCTGATGTTTGCGTTGACACGCGAACAACTGGGGCTGGGTCTGAGCGTTGTGGTCGATACTCCCCTCACCTATCGCACAACATTTGAACAGGCGCAACAACTGGCGCGGGAATTCCATACCCCCTTGCTGGTTGTGCATTGCCAGTGTCCCCCGGACGTACAGAAACGACGACTCGAGGGCCGCAAGGGGATGGTTTCCGAATTCCAGATTACCTCGTGGGAAGAATGGGAACGCTGGAAACCACGCTTTGAGGAGTTTGATGATGGAGGGTGCATCATCGATACCACGAAACCACTCGATGAATCACTGGCCACCGTCATGCACGCTATCCATGAACTGCACCGGCAGCAAGTGTACCAATCGGAGCAGCAAACCTCTGATCAATCATGCATGTAG
- a CDS encoding LLM class flavin-dependent oxidoreductase: MQMKYGFIIPDGDTHSIPQLAVEAEAAGWDGVFIPDCIAIDTESTGPLPAYDPWILLGVIAARTEHIRFGTMLTPPSRRRPWKLARETVTLDRLSNGRLILPVGSGAAGDDAGFYKVGEEMDLKTRAQILDESLDILNGLWSGKPFSYDGEHYHVQQMTLLPAPIQSPRIPIWVVGAWPSMKSMRRVLRWDGLLPTKKDAANHPMTPDDIRAMKAFIDENRSLTTPFDIICEGETPGDDREQAASIVRPWAEAGATWWMEARWGNVSKEDVELRIRQGPPRIE, translated from the coding sequence ATGCAGATGAAGTACGGTTTCATCATTCCTGACGGCGATACGCACAGTATTCCCCAATTAGCGGTCGAGGCGGAAGCAGCGGGCTGGGACGGCGTTTTTATTCCCGACTGCATCGCTATTGACACAGAAAGCACAGGTCCATTGCCGGCATATGATCCCTGGATTTTGTTGGGCGTCATAGCAGCGCGCACCGAACACATCCGCTTCGGTACGATGTTGACACCGCCTTCGCGTCGCCGCCCCTGGAAGCTGGCGCGTGAGACGGTCACGCTTGATCGTCTCTCTAACGGGCGGCTCATCCTGCCGGTTGGATCAGGTGCGGCAGGAGATGATGCCGGGTTCTACAAAGTTGGGGAAGAGATGGATCTCAAAACACGAGCGCAGATACTTGACGAAAGCCTGGATATTCTCAATGGTTTATGGAGTGGAAAACCATTCAGCTACGATGGTGAACACTACCACGTGCAGCAAATGACGTTACTGCCAGCTCCCATACAATCGCCTCGCATTCCAATCTGGGTCGTTGGGGCGTGGCCGAGCATGAAATCTATGCGGCGCGTCCTGCGCTGGGATGGCCTGCTACCAACCAAAAAGGACGCGGCTAATCATCCGATGACACCTGATGATATCCGGGCCATGAAAGCTTTTATAGATGAAAATCGCTCGCTCACAACACCTTTCGATATCATCTGCGAGGGTGAAACTCCCGGAGACGACCGCGAACAGGCCGCCTCAATTGTCCGGCCATGGGCCGAGGCAGGCGCGACCTGGTGGATGGAAGCACGATGGGGAAACGTAAGCAAGGAAGATGTAGAATTACGCATCCGGCAAGGACCTCCGCGTATAGAGTAG
- the aroA gene encoding 3-phosphoshikimate 1-carboxyvinyltransferase, whose amino-acid sequence MPKTPVYLKVTKSRNLRGEVRMPRSKTHSFRALILASLADGVSFVRNPKLSGDWHEAVKAMRMYGARIEEVEPGVFRVEGVGGRLQTPDDIINVNNSGTMLFFVAGVAAACPGWSVITGDESIRTLRKISRNLFEPFEALGVQIISTKNDGMAPLVIRGKVNGGVAHMDGVGCQPVFSVLIASAFSERPVDVFVTNPGERAYIDLLLYWFRKVGLNYENIGNNYEHYRFPGNRPPRAFDAEIPFEWSAPAYPLLAAILTPNSEITVRGMNWEDPYGDKQVIAILREMGANIRVDGDALTASTGELHGIEVDMNDLPDQVPTIAVAACFAKGKTVIRNALTARWKECDRIAAMCRELSKMGAQVIEKEDGLVIDQDGSWRLHAAQLDGYYDHRMVLSLALAGMQVEGETRISDAQMVEKSFEHFIPDMRNVGANLELVEEEQA is encoded by the coding sequence ATGCCAAAAACACCTGTTTATTTAAAAGTTACTAAAAGCCGGAACTTGCGCGGCGAGGTGCGTATGCCGCGCAGTAAGACGCACTCGTTCCGGGCGCTGATCCTGGCCTCGCTTGCTGACGGTGTCTCGTTTGTAAGAAATCCCAAGCTTAGCGGAGACTGGCACGAGGCGGTCAAGGCGATGCGCATGTATGGCGCGCGCATCGAGGAAGTTGAGCCGGGCGTTTTTCGCGTGGAAGGAGTGGGCGGCAGGTTACAAACGCCGGACGATATCATTAACGTCAATAATTCGGGCACCATGCTTTTCTTCGTGGCGGGCGTAGCGGCGGCCTGTCCCGGCTGGTCGGTGATTACCGGCGATGAATCGATACGCACGCTGCGAAAAATCTCGCGCAATCTATTTGAGCCGTTTGAGGCATTGGGCGTGCAGATCATCTCGACAAAAAATGATGGCATGGCCCCCCTGGTCATCAGGGGGAAAGTGAACGGCGGCGTTGCGCATATGGACGGCGTTGGCTGCCAGCCCGTTTTCAGCGTCCTCATTGCCTCGGCATTTTCGGAAAGACCGGTGGATGTATTTGTCACGAATCCTGGGGAGCGCGCCTACATCGACCTTTTGCTCTACTGGTTCCGTAAAGTGGGCCTGAATTATGAAAATATTGGGAACAACTATGAGCATTATCGCTTTCCCGGCAATCGACCGCCGCGGGCTTTTGACGCGGAAATCCCTTTTGAATGGTCTGCCCCGGCCTATCCATTGCTCGCGGCCATCCTGACGCCGAATTCAGAGATAACCGTGCGGGGTATGAATTGGGAAGACCCTTATGGAGATAAGCAGGTTATCGCTATCCTGCGCGAGATGGGCGCCAATATTCGCGTCGATGGAGATGCTTTGACCGCCAGCACCGGCGAGCTGCACGGCATCGAGGTAGACATGAACGATCTACCCGACCAGGTGCCGACCATAGCCGTCGCCGCGTGCTTCGCGAAAGGCAAGACGGTGATCAGGAATGCCTTAACTGCGCGCTGGAAAGAATGTGATCGTATAGCCGCCATGTGCAGGGAGCTTTCGAAGATGGGCGCGCAAGTAATCGAGAAAGAGGATGGGCTGGTTATCGACCAGGATGGAAGCTGGAGATTACACGCCGCACAGCTCGACGGCTATTACGATCACCGCATGGTCTTATCGCTCGCGCTCGCGGGCATGCAGGTAGAAGGGGAAACGCGCATTTCCGACGCCCAGATGGTGGAAAAGTCGTTCGAGCATTTCATTCCTGATATGAGAAACGTGGGGGCAAATCTGGAACTGGTGGAAGAAGAGCAGGCATGA
- a CDS encoding type II 3-dehydroquinate dehydratase, whose product MKILVIHGPNLNLLGKRDPAKYGTLTMAEINEHLQGIAGEFDCELAFFQSNHEGAIIDFLQLESSRAAGGVIINPGALVRYGYSLRQALIDLGKPVIEVHMSDIARTGVNSAINVLEDVRLDQIVGRKEHSYYDALKKLIQYLRTQQ is encoded by the coding sequence ATGAAAATCCTCGTCATTCATGGGCCAAACCTCAACCTGCTGGGCAAAAGAGACCCGGCAAAATATGGCACATTAACCATGGCCGAGATTAATGAACACCTGCAGGGTATCGCCGGCGAATTCGATTGCGAACTGGCATTTTTTCAATCCAATCACGAAGGTGCAATCATTGATTTTTTGCAACTCGAATCGTCTCGCGCGGCCGGTGGAGTGATTATTAATCCCGGCGCGCTGGTGCGCTACGGCTATAGCCTGCGGCAGGCATTGATTGACCTGGGAAAGCCGGTCATCGAAGTCCACATGTCCGATATCGCCAGAACGGGCGTCAATTCGGCGATCAACGTTCTTGAAGATGTACGACTTGATCAAATCGTTGGACGTAAAGAACACAGCTATTATGACGCGCTAAAAAAACTGATTCAATATTTGAGGACCCAGCAATAG
- the hisS gene encoding histidine--tRNA ligase, whose product MAKKVAASLPRGMRDILPERMIRRNYVIDVIRGIFEEFGFEPLQTPAIELAETLMGKYGPDAERLIYNASYGEGKDKLALRYDLSVPLSRVVAMYSELPKPFKRYQIAPVWRAERPQKGRYREFYQCDVDTVGSTSMLADAENVNIIYEVLQRLGFKKFVVNINDRKVLTGIGQFSGVPGELLGGLYRSIDKLEKIGLDGVRNELRRNEIPDDVIEKMLDLLQIEGENEEVLAALRDRLGNYPIAMEGINELGEVIRSLKALNIPPEFYKVKFAMVRGLEYYTGPIYETTIEEPRMPSITGGGRYDELIGLFSDTSFPATGTTIGIERIIDAMEELNMFPAEVGRTVVQVLVTLFDASLADASLQMANTLRAGGLRTEMYFDPDSLGTQLRYAGKKGIPFAVILGPDELAANQVTIRDLDKKEQQAVNRGDAVAFIQQRLGI is encoded by the coding sequence ATGGCTAAGAAAGTGGCGGCGTCTTTGCCGCGTGGGATGCGAGACATCTTGCCGGAGCGTATGATCCGACGCAATTACGTGATCGATGTGATTCGCGGTATTTTCGAGGAATTTGGCTTTGAACCGCTGCAAACCCCTGCCATCGAGCTGGCCGAGACGTTGATGGGCAAGTACGGGCCGGATGCGGAGCGACTCATCTATAATGCCAGCTATGGCGAAGGGAAGGACAAGCTAGCGCTGCGCTATGACCTTTCGGTGCCACTCAGCCGCGTGGTCGCCATGTATTCTGAGCTGCCCAAGCCGTTCAAGCGCTATCAAATTGCTCCCGTCTGGCGAGCTGAGCGCCCGCAGAAGGGACGCTATCGCGAATTTTACCAGTGCGATGTCGATACTGTGGGCAGCACCAGTATGCTGGCCGATGCCGAGAACGTCAACATCATCTACGAAGTATTGCAGCGTTTGGGCTTCAAAAAATTTGTCGTCAATATCAATGATCGCAAGGTGCTGACGGGCATTGGCCAGTTTTCCGGTGTTCCCGGCGAACTGCTCGGCGGGCTGTATCGCTCGATAGACAAGCTGGAGAAGATCGGCCTGGATGGTGTCAGGAACGAACTGCGCAGGAACGAGATTCCTGATGATGTGATCGAAAAAATGCTTGACCTCCTGCAGATCGAGGGAGAAAATGAAGAGGTGCTGGCTGCCTTGCGCGACAGGTTAGGAAATTATCCTATCGCCATGGAAGGTATCAACGAGCTTGGGGAAGTCATTCGCTCCTTGAAGGCCTTGAATATCCCGCCGGAGTTTTATAAAGTGAAGTTCGCGATGGTGCGAGGACTGGAATATTATACCGGCCCTATCTACGAGACCACCATAGAAGAGCCTAGAATGCCGAGCATTACAGGCGGCGGTCGCTATGATGAACTGATCGGCCTGTTCTCGGATACCAGCTTTCCCGCCACCGGCACGACGATTGGCATCGAGCGCATCATCGATGCTATGGAAGAGTTGAACATGTTCCCGGCGGAAGTTGGCAGGACGGTGGTGCAGGTGCTGGTCACGCTTTTCGACGCAAGCCTGGCAGACGCATCGCTGCAAATGGCTAATACGCTGCGCGCAGGTGGATTGAGAACCGAAATGTACTTCGATCCTGACTCACTCGGCACGCAGTTGCGCTACGCAGGAAAAAAGGGCATCCCTTTCGCGGTGATTCTCGGTCCCGACGAACTGGCCGCCAACCAGGTCACCATACGCGACCTTGATAAAAAAGAACAGCAAGCGGTCAATCGCGGTGATGCCGTCGCTTTTATCCAGCAGCGACTTGGAATTTGA
- a CDS encoding shikimate dehydrogenase: MSSINGETQLIGFFGSTYRTSRMYAMYNAAFEALKLNYVYVPLVVKDLAKAVDGVRHLGIKAVGVTIPYKIDVIPYLDELDEDARRIGAVNAIINQDGSLLGANTDGKGAAKALQEVTTIAGKKVVVLGAGGAARAVAFAIADEGGDVVIVNRTEEMAAALAAAVHGKYAVLNELEQAIQDAGIVIHATPVGMLPGVNESLVQATFLPSRATVMDLVSHPKETRLLQEARARGCTAVYGERMLFWQGVLKFKLYTGIEPPVEVMEMALNNGVEQEG, from the coding sequence ATGAGCAGCATTAATGGCGAAACGCAACTGATCGGCTTTTTTGGCTCAACCTATAGAACCAGCAGAATGTATGCCATGTATAACGCCGCGTTTGAAGCGTTAAAGCTCAATTATGTCTATGTTCCCCTCGTTGTGAAAGACCTGGCGAAAGCAGTTGATGGGGTGCGTCATTTAGGCATTAAAGCTGTTGGCGTGACCATTCCCTATAAGATCGATGTCATCCCTTATCTCGATGAACTGGATGAAGACGCGAGGAGAATTGGCGCTGTCAACGCTATTATCAATCAGGATGGCAGCTTGCTTGGGGCAAATACCGATGGAAAAGGGGCGGCCAAAGCGTTGCAGGAAGTGACCACCATTGCTGGTAAGAAGGTGGTAGTGCTTGGCGCCGGTGGGGCTGCCAGGGCCGTTGCTTTTGCGATAGCTGATGAGGGGGGAGATGTCGTGATTGTAAATCGGACAGAGGAGATGGCAGCAGCATTGGCAGCGGCGGTACATGGAAAATACGCCGTGCTGAACGAGCTTGAACAGGCAATACAAGATGCCGGAATAGTGATTCATGCCACACCCGTTGGCATGCTGCCTGGAGTGAACGAATCCCTGGTACAGGCAACTTTTTTACCATCGCGGGCAACAGTGATGGATCTCGTCTCGCATCCAAAGGAAACGCGCTTGCTCCAGGAAGCAAGAGCAAGAGGCTGCACAGCCGTCTATGGCGAGCGCATGCTTTTCTGGCAGGGCGTGCTGAAGTTTAAGCTCTATACTGGAATTGAGCCGCCTGTTGAAGTGATGGAAATGGCGCTCAATAATGGGGTGGAACAAGAGGGATGA
- a CDS encoding intradiol ring-cleavage dioxygenase: MDQQENKKLHATHDLADENLTQVVLASFAHSKSERFQQIVESLVRHLHAFVTEVQLTEDEWFKGIDFLTRTGHITSDKRQEFVLLSDVLGVSMQVIGINHRKPSGATESTVFGPFFIENSPRYANGDNIANGAPGEPCFIEGRVLSLTGEPIPNAQIEVWQSDSDGFYDVQIEGLTEARGRGHLYSDEEGRYYFWTVKPVAYPIPDDGPVGDLLDAANRSPMRPAHVHFMIKAPGYKTLITHIFEAGDPYLDTDAVFAVKRSLIAPFERHEPGLAPGGVKMEVPYYTMRYDFVLASAGEKDGRDP; encoded by the coding sequence ATGGATCAACAGGAGAACAAGAAACTGCATGCGACGCATGACCTGGCAGACGAGAACCTCACGCAGGTCGTACTCGCGAGTTTCGCGCACAGTAAGTCAGAGCGTTTTCAGCAGATCGTAGAAAGCCTTGTCAGGCACCTGCACGCATTCGTCACTGAAGTGCAGCTGACCGAAGACGAATGGTTCAAAGGCATCGACTTCCTGACGCGTACCGGCCACATCACCAGCGACAAACGCCAGGAGTTCGTCTTGCTTTCAGATGTCCTGGGCGTTTCGATGCAGGTAATCGGAATCAATCACAGGAAGCCTTCTGGCGCGACCGAATCAACGGTTTTCGGCCCTTTCTTTATCGAAAACTCGCCCCGTTACGCCAACGGCGACAACATCGCCAACGGCGCTCCCGGCGAACCCTGCTTTATAGAGGGCCGGGTGCTGTCCCTCACAGGCGAGCCAATACCTAATGCCCAGATCGAGGTCTGGCAAAGCGACTCCGATGGCTTCTATGATGTACAGATTGAGGGATTAACTGAAGCGCGTGGGCGCGGGCACCTGTACTCTGATGAAGAAGGCCGCTACTATTTCTGGACAGTCAAGCCGGTGGCCTATCCCATCCCTGACGATGGGCCGGTGGGAGACCTCTTAGACGCCGCTAATCGCAGTCCAATGCGCCCGGCGCACGTTCACTTTATGATCAAGGCTCCGGGCTACAAGACGCTGATTACACACATTTTTGAGGCGGGCGATCCATATCTTGACACGGATGCTGTTTTCGCCGTAAAGCGATCCCTGATCGCTCCTTTTGAGCGCCACGAGCCTGGCCTGGCGCCCGGTGGAGTGAAGATGGAGGTACCCTATTACACGATGCGCTACGACTTCGTGCTGGCCTCTGCCGGGGAGAAGGATGGTCGCGACCCCTGA